In Trichocoleus desertorum NBK24, the following are encoded in one genomic region:
- the rplT gene encoding 50S ribosomal protein L20: MTRVKRGNVARKRRKKILKLAKGFRGSHSTLFRTANQQVMKALRNAYRDRRKRKRDFRRLWIARINAAARQHGMSYSQLIGNLKKADIQLNRKMLAQLAVLDPAGFGKVLELAGQAKSA, translated from the coding sequence ATGACACGAGTAAAGCGCGGTAATGTAGCCCGAAAGCGCCGCAAAAAGATTCTAAAGCTAGCGAAGGGTTTCCGGGGATCTCACTCCACTCTCTTCCGTACGGCTAACCAACAGGTAATGAAGGCATTGCGGAACGCCTACCGCGATCGCCGGAAGCGGAAGAGAGACTTTCGCCGCCTGTGGATTGCCCGGATTAATGCCGCTGCTCGTCAGCACGGTATGAGCTACAGTCAGCTAATTGGTAACCTCAAGAAGGCTGACATCCAACTCAATCGTAAAATGTTGGCACAACTTGCAGTTTTAGACCCTGCTGGTTTCGGCAAGGTTTTAGAATTGGCGGGTCAAGCAAAGTCAGCCTAA
- a CDS encoding transporter substrate-binding domain-containing protein — protein MFEQLKFFSKVSSLCLVIGLSLAGQSGSAETLESIQQRGYLIVAVKENLYPLAFKDSAEQLQGFEIEVARRLAQELLGKADAVRLQPVSNQNRLPTVLSGQVDLAIARVTATEPRSRLVSFSLPYYLDGTALVSKATTVKRLADLYNRPVAALQGSSTIATLRYLVPGAKLVGVTSYEAAYSLLESGEAVAFAADASVLSGWVREYPQYRLLPTLLSAEPLCVVLPKGVQYDDLRRQVNSAIARWHSDGWLQERAVYWGLPWANLMKGGDGTPIEMLGPSSGKVD, from the coding sequence GTGTTTGAGCAGCTGAAGTTTTTCAGCAAAGTTTCTAGTCTTTGTTTGGTAATTGGGCTGAGTTTAGCAGGTCAATCAGGTAGTGCTGAAACGCTGGAATCAATTCAGCAACGGGGCTACCTGATTGTTGCTGTTAAAGAAAACCTATATCCGCTGGCCTTTAAGGACTCAGCAGAGCAACTGCAAGGGTTTGAAATTGAAGTAGCCCGCCGGTTAGCTCAAGAGCTACTCGGAAAGGCAGATGCTGTTCGGCTCCAGCCAGTTTCTAACCAAAACCGTCTTCCAACTGTTTTGTCAGGCCAGGTAGACTTAGCGATCGCGAGAGTGACCGCAACGGAGCCAAGGTCTCGCTTAGTAAGCTTTAGTCTGCCTTATTACTTGGATGGCACAGCCCTAGTCTCTAAAGCAACAACAGTCAAGCGGCTGGCTGATTTATACAACCGCCCAGTCGCAGCCCTCCAGGGTTCTAGTACCATCGCCACCCTGCGCTATTTAGTTCCTGGCGCTAAGTTAGTAGGGGTAACCTCTTATGAGGCGGCATACTCGCTTTTAGAATCGGGTGAGGCAGTTGCTTTTGCCGCAGATGCAAGTGTTTTGAGTGGTTGGGTGCGGGAGTATCCTCAATATCGTCTGCTGCCCACTTTATTATCTGCGGAGCCTTTGTGTGTCGTGCTACCGAAGGGGGTGCAGTACGATGATTTACGGCGTCAAGTCAATAGCGCGATCGCTCGTTGGCATTCTGATGGTTGGCTGCAAGAACGAGCTGTCTATTGGGGTCTGCCGTGGGCTAACTTAATGAAAGGTGGGGACGGAACACCAATAGAAATGTTGGGTCCCTCGTCAGGCAAAGTCGACTAA
- a CDS encoding tetratricopeptide repeat protein, translated as MDNLLPVVYLSILLTLLASAGWAIFRQVLKTRKIETSISRLQNKLNKEKGTAEEYYELGSIYLEKKLYSQAVIQLQKALKSPDLEGEENTALIYNALGYAYFAQEQYDLSIRHYKEALKLSPNYVTALNNIGHAYERKQLMAQALESYEAVLQLEPQSVTAQRRADALRKRLVPTAASAENEG; from the coding sequence ATGGATAACTTACTTCCCGTTGTCTATTTGTCAATCTTGCTAACTTTACTAGCAAGCGCAGGCTGGGCGATTTTTCGTCAAGTGCTTAAAACCCGCAAGATTGAAACTTCTATTTCGCGCTTGCAGAACAAACTAAATAAAGAAAAAGGCACAGCTGAGGAATACTACGAGCTTGGCAGCATCTACTTAGAGAAAAAGTTGTATTCTCAAGCGGTAATACAACTGCAAAAAGCGCTCAAATCGCCCGATTTAGAAGGCGAGGAAAATACAGCCCTCATTTACAACGCCTTGGGTTATGCTTACTTCGCCCAAGAGCAGTATGACTTATCGATTCGTCACTACAAAGAAGCGCTAAAACTTAGCCCCAATTACGTGACGGCGTTGAATAATATTGGGCATGCCTATGAGCGTAAGCAACTCATGGCCCAAGCTCTAGAGTCCTATGAAGCAGTCCTCCAGTTGGAACCTCAAAGCGTAACGGCTCAGCGTCGAGCGGATGCTTTGAGGAAACGCTTAGTTCCAACAGCCGCGAGTGCAGAAAATGAAGGCTGA
- a CDS encoding iron uptake porin gives MKSPMGLEKNVSLALVCTVLGLLTASLSPAVAATSDATDITSADAATTTSAPLAIADETLQAQALSSDVDSSQDLINVSTLDPEAPEEASNGMAQVTSVSQLSDVQPTDWAFQSLQSLVERYGCIAGYPDGTYRGNRALTRYEFAAGVNSCLDRINELITAGTDELVQKEDLATLQRLQEEFSAELATLRGRTDALEARTAELEANQFSTTTKLFGQAIFGVQGRTENTADFFPVDGVKDTKDPATNINLINNVQLSLFTQLSNRSILLTGLAAGNGSTAPRLSNDTKLGYELDTDNQFVLSDLTFRHLIGNNFAVVAGPVGVNAVNVFRGANRVESSGQGPISAFAQRNPIISIGNGTGGAGFDWQIGSRLSLQGVYSASDPADPNDAGLFGSRRSATTTGVQLTASPTDTIDLALHYINSYNPSGSGFAGSLGLGVGDDQVTIGSGLKTDAFGATLAWRATPGITVGGWGGFTNSRIPNRDGNVETTNWMAFLNFPDLFGEGNLGGIYVGQPPKITESDLPAGQNIPNLLAGGLGTEGEQPGTTTHLEVFYRYRISDNITVTPGFMVLFNPGNAPESDTVGIGALRTTFTF, from the coding sequence ATGAAATCCCCAATGGGCTTAGAAAAAAATGTCTCTTTAGCCCTAGTCTGTACGGTCTTAGGATTGTTGACAGCGAGTTTATCTCCTGCTGTGGCAGCTACCAGCGATGCTACCGACATAACATCTGCGGATGCAGCCACGACTACCTCTGCGCCTCTAGCGATCGCGGATGAGACTCTACAAGCTCAAGCGCTAAGTTCAGATGTAGACAGCAGCCAAGACCTGATCAATGTTTCAACTCTTGACCCTGAGGCTCCAGAAGAGGCCAGCAATGGCATGGCTCAAGTGACCTCAGTATCCCAACTATCTGATGTGCAACCCACCGATTGGGCTTTCCAATCATTGCAATCTTTGGTAGAGCGGTACGGCTGTATTGCAGGTTATCCGGATGGCACCTACCGAGGCAACAGAGCCTTAACTCGCTACGAGTTTGCCGCTGGTGTCAATTCTTGCCTCGACCGCATCAACGAGCTCATTACTGCGGGCACTGACGAACTGGTGCAAAAAGAAGATTTAGCGACCTTACAGCGATTGCAGGAAGAATTCTCTGCTGAACTTGCTACCCTCAGAGGCCGAACCGATGCTTTAGAAGCCCGTACCGCTGAACTCGAGGCAAACCAGTTTTCCACTACGACCAAGTTATTTGGTCAAGCGATCTTTGGAGTTCAAGGTCGCACTGAAAACACGGCTGACTTTTTCCCAGTCGATGGCGTTAAAGATACTAAAGATCCAGCAACCAACATCAACCTCATCAACAATGTCCAGTTAAGCCTGTTCACTCAACTGAGCAACCGCAGCATCCTGCTGACTGGACTGGCGGCTGGCAATGGCAGCACTGCGCCTCGCCTCAGCAACGACACCAAGTTGGGTTATGAGCTAGACACCGACAATCAATTCGTTCTCAGTGATCTCACTTTCCGGCATTTGATTGGTAATAACTTTGCGGTGGTAGCGGGGCCTGTTGGCGTTAACGCGGTCAACGTCTTCCGGGGAGCTAACCGAGTTGAAAGTTCTGGACAAGGGCCAATCTCAGCGTTTGCCCAGCGGAACCCCATTATCAGTATTGGAAACGGCACAGGTGGAGCTGGTTTTGACTGGCAAATCGGTTCTCGTCTCAGCTTGCAGGGTGTTTACTCGGCAAGTGATCCTGCTGACCCTAACGATGCTGGTTTGTTTGGGAGCCGCCGTAGCGCCACTACGACTGGGGTTCAGTTAACTGCGTCTCCCACCGACACGATTGACCTAGCCCTCCACTACATCAACTCCTATAATCCTTCTGGGTCTGGCTTTGCAGGTAGCTTAGGTTTAGGAGTAGGAGATGACCAAGTCACCATTGGTTCTGGTCTCAAAACCGATGCTTTCGGTGCTACCCTAGCTTGGCGTGCTACCCCTGGAATTACCGTGGGAGGCTGGGGCGGCTTTACCAATTCCCGGATTCCTAATCGCGATGGTAATGTGGAAACCACTAACTGGATGGCTTTCCTTAACTTCCCCGATTTATTTGGCGAAGGCAACCTAGGCGGAATTTATGTAGGGCAACCACCTAAAATTACCGAAAGCGACTTACCAGCGGGCCAGAATATTCCTAACTTGCTAGCAGGTGGATTAGGAACTGAGGGAGAACAACCCGGTACCACGACTCACTTAGAAGTGTTCTATCGTTACCGCATCTCCGACAACATCACGGTTACTCCAGGCTTCATGGTGCTCTTCAATCCAGGTAATGCACCTGAGAGCGACACAGTGGGGATTGGTGCTCTCCGAACCACCTTTACCTTCTAA
- the tnpC gene encoding IS66 family transposase: MKELPPLAGLSHAEKDALIQGLWQELQTLRSEVEKLKQKRVKKTSRNSSLPPSQGFKPNQRRAQSPALNGEETGSHRNGGRELSQQPDQVVVAQAKSCPHCGVEVELSTQRLSGTYERIELPPMTPHITRVERYGGTCQCCQQAYEAPVPVGLEPGSPFGTSVVSLVTYLRYSHAISYQRLSQLMSELYGLSLSEGAIANLLQRVRSQLENPVAKIVERLRSARLVGSDETGARVKGTNQWEWVFQNDQVCLHVIRPSRGKTVIDTVMAGHQPQVWVSDLFSAQAAHPAHDWQVCLAHQLRDCQYAMDAGDELFAPRMKWLLLKAIALQRRRHTLAASTVQQYCSRFRGLLREILNLQPKSLEGQRLLKRYQKIRAHLLLFLTDETIPSTNNASEQALRWSVVFRKVTNGFRSDWGAELFAQVRSLVNTAKRQGIAAFDAISRALTSQQTDWLLG, from the coding sequence ATGAAGGAACTGCCCCCTCTCGCTGGACTGAGTCACGCAGAAAAGGATGCCCTGATTCAAGGGCTGTGGCAGGAGTTGCAAACGTTGCGCTCAGAGGTCGAAAAGCTGAAGCAAAAACGGGTCAAGAAAACCTCCCGTAATTCAAGTTTGCCTCCTTCTCAGGGCTTCAAGCCAAATCAGAGGAGGGCTCAGTCCCCTGCCCTCAATGGTGAGGAAACGGGAAGTCACCGTAACGGTGGGCGAGAATTGAGCCAACAACCGGATCAAGTCGTCGTTGCCCAAGCCAAGAGTTGTCCCCACTGTGGGGTCGAAGTGGAGCTATCAACACAACGCTTGAGCGGGACTTACGAACGCATTGAATTGCCGCCGATGACTCCTCACATCACCCGGGTTGAACGTTACGGCGGGACTTGCCAGTGTTGTCAGCAGGCGTATGAAGCGCCTGTTCCAGTCGGTTTGGAGCCAGGGTCTCCCTTTGGCACCAGTGTCGTGAGTTTAGTGACCTATCTCCGTTACAGCCATGCCATCAGCTATCAACGGCTGAGCCAGCTGATGAGTGAGCTTTACGGTCTCAGCCTGTCCGAAGGAGCGATTGCCAATCTCCTGCAACGGGTGCGCTCTCAGCTAGAAAACCCGGTGGCCAAGATTGTCGAACGTTTACGCAGTGCTCGTCTCGTCGGCAGTGATGAGACGGGGGCACGAGTGAAGGGGACCAACCAGTGGGAATGGGTGTTTCAGAACGACCAGGTGTGTTTGCACGTGATTCGTCCCAGTCGTGGCAAAACGGTCATTGATACCGTGATGGCGGGGCATCAACCACAGGTTTGGGTGTCTGATTTATTCAGTGCCCAGGCCGCCCATCCGGCGCACGACTGGCAAGTGTGTCTAGCCCATCAACTGCGCGATTGTCAGTATGCCATGGATGCGGGTGATGAGTTGTTTGCGCCCCGGATGAAATGGCTGCTCCTCAAAGCCATTGCCCTGCAACGGCGACGACACACCCTGGCTGCCTCAACCGTTCAGCAGTATTGCTCTCGATTTCGCGGCTTACTGCGGGAGATCTTGAATCTGCAACCCAAATCGCTCGAGGGACAGCGGTTGCTCAAACGCTATCAGAAGATTCGGGCTCATCTGTTGCTGTTTTTGACGGATGAGACAATTCCGTCAACCAATAATGCCAGTGAGCAGGCGTTGCGCTGGAGCGTCGTCTTTCGCAAGGTGACGAACGGATTCCGCTCGGACTGGGGAGCGGAGCTATTCGCTCAGGTGCGATCGCTTGTCAACACTGCGAAGCGTCAGGGCATTGCTGCCTTTGATGCCATTTCCCGTGCCCTTACCTCACAGCAGACAGATTGGCTACTGGGTTGA
- a CDS encoding pentapeptide repeat-containing protein, with protein sequence MQVQDLILRYQQGERDFAHVDLSGATLSGINLQDADLTGANLTGTNLSWALLNRATLTGACLRRADLRSTALSSATLVGAVLSGANLAKADLRLAQLQDADLNWATLPEGDLSGADLSRAKLDQINLEKAKLNGTQFVGAELMEANLRRASLISANLSQANLREAHLEEANLREAKLVGTNLIEANLSGACLRQADLSQADMHRVTLIGADLSEAVLNNADLSRANLSGAYLLKTSCKKTYLLRANLQEVYLLQADLTEANLRGADLRRADLSGAYLNEATLSEADLSDVYLLESHLIRANLDGAQLTGGCIYNWHLEESDLSKVECRYVFTQFNYTTKSPTERYPEGRDFEPGELARQYQGDDAGVEVVWQEPPHWETLVFTLAQVEMECLDVHLTLKSYGLSDNGYLLKLTSDRPVNSKILAQRILQLYPELLPRVLSRRSEVLGLLEISPRMGTLEAAVFSPPPAQRSPTTTATDRDKRLRLYQEIVRQIQHILHSQAPDQFVGSVEHLLNYLRQQGISTEEIQKKLISQVIVKRAQQNKAFLEHLRHWEQTADESARLSSVGEAVRLAIALL encoded by the coding sequence ATGCAAGTACAGGACTTGATCCTTCGATATCAACAAGGAGAGCGTGACTTTGCCCACGTTGACTTGAGTGGGGCTACGCTGAGTGGCATTAATCTCCAAGACGCAGATTTAACCGGAGCAAATCTGACGGGTACAAACCTGAGTTGGGCCTTGCTCAACCGAGCTACCTTGACTGGGGCTTGTTTGCGCCGAGCTGATCTCAGGAGTACTGCCTTAAGCAGCGCGACCTTGGTGGGCGCAGTGTTGAGTGGAGCCAATCTAGCCAAAGCTGACCTGCGTCTGGCTCAACTTCAAGACGCTGACCTGAATTGGGCAACCTTGCCAGAAGGAGATTTGAGTGGCGCTGACCTGAGCCGAGCCAAGCTCGATCAAATCAATCTGGAAAAAGCTAAGTTGAATGGCACCCAGTTCGTGGGGGCCGAATTGATGGAAGCCAACCTGCGGCGGGCCAGTTTAATTAGTGCCAACTTGAGCCAAGCCAACCTCCGAGAAGCACATCTCGAAGAAGCGAATCTGCGGGAAGCTAAGTTAGTTGGTACGAATTTAATCGAAGCCAATCTGAGTGGCGCTTGCTTACGTCAAGCAGATTTGAGCCAAGCGGATATGCACCGCGTCACGCTGATTGGCGCTGACTTGAGTGAAGCTGTGCTGAATAATGCTGACCTGAGTCGGGCCAACCTCAGCGGTGCTTACCTGCTCAAAACCAGTTGCAAGAAAACCTATCTGCTGCGGGCCAACCTACAGGAGGTTTATCTCCTACAAGCTGATTTGACGGAAGCAAATTTACGGGGTGCGGATCTGCGTCGTGCGGATCTGAGTGGAGCCTACTTAAATGAAGCGACCCTAAGTGAAGCAGACTTGAGCGATGTCTACTTATTAGAGAGCCATCTGATTCGGGCTAATTTAGATGGGGCCCAACTCACTGGGGGCTGCATCTATAACTGGCATCTTGAAGAGTCAGATTTGTCTAAGGTTGAGTGCCGTTATGTGTTCACTCAGTTTAATTACACCACCAAAAGCCCAACTGAACGCTATCCTGAGGGTCGTGACTTTGAACCTGGAGAGCTAGCTCGGCAGTATCAGGGCGATGATGCTGGGGTCGAAGTGGTTTGGCAAGAACCTCCTCATTGGGAAACTTTAGTCTTTACCTTGGCTCAAGTAGAAATGGAGTGCCTGGATGTGCATTTAACGCTTAAGTCTTATGGTCTGTCGGACAATGGATATCTACTAAAACTCACCAGCGATCGCCCGGTTAACAGCAAAATCCTAGCTCAGCGAATCTTGCAACTTTACCCTGAACTGCTGCCACGGGTGCTGTCTCGCCGTTCCGAAGTTTTGGGATTATTAGAAATCTCGCCTCGGATGGGTACTTTAGAGGCTGCTGTCTTTTCTCCACCCCCAGCTCAGCGATCGCCTACGACAACTGCAACGGATAGAGACAAGCGCTTGCGTCTGTATCAAGAAATAGTGCGCCAGATCCAGCACATTTTGCACTCTCAAGCACCCGATCAGTTCGTTGGCAGTGTCGAGCATTTATTAAACTACTTGAGGCAGCAAGGAATTTCTACAGAAGAAATTCAAAAAAAGCTGATTAGTCAAGTCATTGTTAAACGGGCTCAGCAAAATAAAGCGTTTCTAGAACACTTAAGGCATTGGGAGCAAACAGCTGATGAATCCGCTCGGCTGTCTTCTGTGGGAGAAGCAGTGCGCTTAGCGATCGCCTTGCTCTAG
- a CDS encoding Ig-like domain-containing protein has product MQKANPTPSKPFFQPLDRVAIGLMLVLAVLISLLLWNGDHSAPRVRDFNWENKQIGAADTAFIFTFSRPMDQASVETNLRLEPPLPGKFSWAGRRMAYTLTMPAPYGTKYQIQLQDAQDRFTAEGKDRAVIQPFLSQFRTRDRAFAYIGVEGEEEGRLILYNLTQQQKRVLTSKNLMVMDFKPYPTGDRILFAATERKANRQGVLDQKLYTVTTGLHFASLDQPTPEPEKAGQLKLILDSKEYQNLKFDLSADGQTIVVQRVNQRNPGDFGLWLLKEGATPQPIQTQPGGDFLITPDSSALAFAQGQGLALLPLQPQADPLDFLPKFGMVLSFAQDGSAAAMVKFNTNYTKSLFLVTNQGVQKEVLKTEGSILSAQFDPTKQVLYCLLTELIPGNDYRERPFLVAINLSTTETKPLLRLPDGQRDIKMNLSPDGLGFLFDQTIAAKEDGSATNALRTNDGKAIATSRLWLLPVTPPGTTEAPVQMQPEQLPLAGLHPRWLP; this is encoded by the coding sequence ATGCAGAAGGCGAACCCCACCCCCTCTAAGCCATTTTTCCAACCCCTTGATCGCGTGGCGATAGGGCTGATGTTGGTGTTGGCAGTCTTAATTAGCTTATTACTTTGGAATGGCGATCATTCGGCTCCTAGAGTCCGGGACTTTAACTGGGAAAACAAGCAGATTGGGGCAGCGGATACTGCTTTTATCTTCACTTTTAGCCGTCCGATGGACCAAGCTAGTGTAGAAACGAACCTGAGACTAGAGCCTCCCCTACCTGGTAAATTTAGTTGGGCGGGTCGCCGGATGGCCTATACCTTAACGATGCCAGCTCCTTACGGCACCAAGTACCAGATCCAATTACAGGATGCTCAAGACCGTTTTACCGCAGAAGGTAAAGATCGAGCCGTCATCCAGCCATTTCTCAGCCAGTTCCGGACCCGCGATCGCGCCTTTGCTTATATTGGCGTAGAAGGAGAAGAGGAAGGACGGCTGATTCTCTACAACCTGACCCAGCAGCAAAAGCGAGTTCTGACCTCAAAGAATCTGATGGTGATGGACTTCAAGCCCTACCCAACAGGCGATCGGATTTTGTTTGCGGCTACTGAGCGGAAGGCAAATCGTCAGGGCGTATTAGACCAGAAACTGTATACCGTCACGACTGGCTTGCACTTTGCCTCCCTCGACCAACCCACGCCAGAGCCAGAAAAGGCGGGTCAACTCAAGCTCATTCTCGATAGCAAAGAGTATCAAAACCTCAAGTTTGACCTCTCAGCCGATGGTCAAACAATCGTGGTTCAACGGGTGAATCAACGCAACCCTGGAGACTTTGGCCTCTGGCTCCTCAAAGAAGGGGCAACTCCCCAACCGATCCAAACGCAACCCGGTGGCGATTTCTTAATTACACCCGATAGTAGTGCTTTGGCCTTTGCCCAAGGACAAGGACTCGCCCTCTTACCCTTACAGCCCCAAGCTGACCCCTTAGATTTCTTACCCAAATTTGGCATGGTTCTTAGCTTTGCCCAAGACGGTTCGGCGGCGGCAATGGTGAAGTTCAATACCAACTACACGAAATCATTGTTCTTGGTGACCAACCAAGGCGTGCAAAAAGAGGTGCTGAAAACGGAAGGCTCGATTTTGAGCGCTCAATTCGATCCGACTAAGCAAGTTCTCTATTGCCTACTGACAGAATTAATCCCAGGTAACGACTACCGAGAACGCCCTTTTTTAGTTGCAATTAACTTAAGCACTACGGAGACTAAGCCTTTACTGCGTTTACCAGATGGTCAACGAGATATCAAAATGAACTTGTCCCCCGATGGCCTAGGTTTTCTGTTCGATCAAACGATTGCTGCTAAGGAAGACGGATCGGCGACTAATGCTCTCCGCACGAATGATGGGAAGGCGATCGCCACAAGTCGGTTGTGGTTATTACCCGTTACTCCTCCAGGAACCACCGAGGCTCCAGTCCAAATGCAACCAGAACAACTGCCCCTGGCTGGTCTCCATCCCCGATGGCTACCCTAA
- a CDS encoding 2OG-Fe(II) oxygenase translates to MDYTLTPLGADIFLVRELLDVALCTHILQVVNCHQFQAAGIEVATVNAEIRSNDLLSLDSPDSLLQSTHQLLLTRIAVIQQLLLQHYDVAFPHAEACSILRYQPGQYYKRHIDNLLLSDRFEEVAQGVPTRDISIVGYLNDDFEGGETFFDRQDLKVKPETGSVLVFPSYYTHPHQSLPVIQGEKYSFTTWLFH, encoded by the coding sequence GTGGATTACACTTTAACACCCTTGGGAGCTGACATCTTTTTGGTGCGAGAGTTACTAGATGTCGCGTTATGCACCCACATTTTACAAGTCGTGAACTGCCATCAGTTTCAGGCAGCGGGAATTGAGGTAGCGACAGTAAACGCTGAAATTCGTAGCAATGATTTGTTATCTCTAGATAGCCCCGACTCGTTACTGCAATCCACCCATCAGCTGCTACTGACTCGGATCGCTGTGATTCAACAACTTCTACTGCAACATTACGATGTGGCGTTTCCCCATGCAGAAGCTTGCTCCATTTTGCGCTATCAACCGGGTCAGTATTACAAACGTCATATTGATAACTTGCTCCTGAGCGATCGCTTTGAAGAAGTAGCTCAAGGCGTTCCCACGCGCGATATCAGTATTGTTGGATATTTGAACGATGACTTTGAAGGCGGAGAAACCTTTTTCGATCGCCAAGACTTAAAAGTCAAGCCTGAAACTGGCAGTGTTTTAGTATTTCCGTCCTACTACACCCATCCTCACCAGTCATTGCCAGTGATTCAGGGTGAAAAATACTCCTTTACCACCTGGCTTTTTCACTAA
- a CDS encoding TIGR03943 family putative permease subunit — protein MSAESSSARRRRRSERWAISWLPWLDVIALTAWGVLLLKYWITGRLNLLIHPNYTWLAIAGGVSLLLIGGSKALTLLPQLFPRRNGAAPVQSVQHLSLFPPGWSSTLLLVTAILGFLIIPRAFVSQTALQRGVTDSLTMTRAHPQAFRTSSDSESRSLIEWVRTLNVYPEPDAYTGQKVKVQGFVIHAPDLPEQYFLLSRFVITCCAADAYPVGLPVKLKESRKDYPPDTWLEIEGQMITAELAGKRQLTIQPRSIKQIPEPKNPYDY, from the coding sequence ATGTCAGCTGAGTCTTCTTCTGCCCGCCGTCGCCGCAGAAGTGAGCGATGGGCTATTTCCTGGTTGCCCTGGTTGGATGTAATTGCCCTTACCGCTTGGGGCGTTTTACTGCTGAAGTACTGGATTACTGGCAGACTTAATCTGCTGATCCACCCTAACTACACTTGGCTCGCGATCGCAGGTGGGGTGAGTTTACTGTTAATTGGTGGCAGCAAAGCCCTGACGCTATTACCGCAGTTGTTTCCGCGTCGTAATGGAGCTGCTCCAGTCCAGAGCGTGCAGCATCTCTCGCTCTTTCCACCGGGATGGAGTAGTACCTTGCTGCTGGTGACTGCAATTTTGGGATTTCTGATCATCCCCCGCGCTTTTGTTAGTCAGACCGCACTGCAACGGGGAGTTACAGATAGCCTCACCATGACTAGGGCGCATCCCCAGGCATTCCGGACCTCCAGTGACTCAGAATCGCGATCGCTGATTGAGTGGGTGCGGACGCTCAATGTCTATCCCGAACCGGATGCTTACACGGGCCAAAAGGTCAAAGTTCAAGGCTTTGTCATTCATGCGCCGGATCTGCCAGAGCAATATTTTCTGTTGTCCCGCTTTGTGATCACCTGCTGTGCTGCCGATGCTTATCCAGTCGGTTTGCCTGTCAAGTTGAAAGAAAGCCGTAAGGATTATCCACCGGATACCTGGCTAGAAATCGAAGGGCAGATGATTACAGCAGAGCTAGCTGGAAAACGCCAATTAACGATCCAACCAAGATCTATTAAGCAAATCCCGGAACCTAAGAATCCCTACGACTACTAA
- a CDS encoding permease, with protein sequence MDLNQLNSAFTLFLSLLVEAFPFLILGVVFSGLLLFFVDERKLIKLMPKHPLLGAFAGSCVGFLFPVCECGNVPVARRLLMQGAPPPVAIGFLLAAPTINPIVFWSTWVAFRDQPEIVFLRVGLSLVIATIIGWVFSAQADLRPLLQPTVARAMPTRSEERGSRGQAEVSPLLQSGTFLLGQTGQPLRMDTTELQASMVAAATFNKPLPDRLYLLLENTVQELRELGGVLILGSAIAALIQAFVPRELVLSLGQGPITSILAMMLLAALVSICSTVDAFFALSFASVFTSGSLLAFLVFGPMIDLKGVGLMLSIFKTRAVIYLFALAAQLTFLSTLFLNLHVS encoded by the coding sequence ATGGATTTAAACCAACTAAACAGTGCTTTTACGCTGTTTCTGAGTTTGTTAGTTGAGGCATTTCCCTTCCTGATTTTGGGGGTGGTGTTCTCTGGCCTGTTGTTGTTCTTTGTGGATGAGCGCAAGCTGATCAAGCTCATGCCTAAGCATCCTTTGTTGGGAGCTTTTGCAGGGAGCTGCGTTGGGTTTTTGTTTCCCGTGTGCGAATGCGGCAATGTCCCGGTAGCCCGACGGCTTCTAATGCAGGGGGCTCCCCCTCCTGTGGCGATCGGATTTCTGCTGGCAGCTCCGACCATTAATCCCATTGTGTTTTGGTCAACCTGGGTGGCTTTTCGTGACCAACCCGAAATTGTGTTTCTGCGAGTGGGATTGTCTTTGGTAATCGCCACCATTATTGGCTGGGTCTTTAGTGCTCAAGCAGACTTGAGGCCATTGTTACAACCTACTGTAGCCAGAGCGATGCCAACTAGGAGCGAGGAGCGAGGAAGTAGGGGGCAGGCTGAAGTCTCGCCTTTATTACAATCTGGAACCTTTCTGCTAGGCCAAACGGGACAACCCCTGCGAATGGACACGACTGAACTTCAGGCATCAATGGTCGCTGCTGCTACTTTCAACAAACCTTTGCCCGATCGCTTGTATTTGTTGCTGGAAAACACGGTGCAAGAACTGCGGGAATTGGGTGGTGTGCTAATTCTAGGAAGTGCGATCGCCGCTCTGATTCAAGCATTTGTCCCCAGAGAACTGGTTTTGAGTTTGGGCCAAGGCCCGATCACTTCGATCTTGGCAATGATGCTGCTGGCAGCGCTCGTGTCCATTTGCTCGACCGTCGATGCGTTTTTTGCTCTCTCGTTTGCCTCTGTTTTTACCAGTGGCTCTTTATTGGCTTTTCTGGTCTTTGGCCCCATGATTGACCTGAAAGGGGTCGGCTTAATGCTGTCCATTTTTAAGACCAGAGCCGTGATTTATCTCTTTGCTTTGGCAGCCCAGTTAACCTTTTTGTCTACCCTCTTCCTGAACCTCCATGTCAGCTGA